The genomic stretch TATGAGAAGCTGAAGGCGGAGATGGGGGCCTACCAGGTCGTGCGGATGGTGCTCGACACGCACTACGCGATGTCGGACGCGCTGCTACGAGAAGGACCGCTGGACCTGCTGGTGTGGCCGGAGACGGTGTACCCCACGCCCTTTGGGACGCCTCGCAGCGAGACGGGCGCGAAGCTGGACGCGGAGATCGCCGGCTACGTCTCCGAGCGCGGCGTGCCGCTCGTGTTCGGCGCCTATGACTTGGAGGGCGAGCGTGAGTTCAACGCGGCCATGTTCCTGGGGCCGTCGTCACCTGGAGGCTCGCTCGAGCGCGCCGCGTACCGCAAGACGATGCTCTTCCCGCTGACGGAGTGGGTGCCGGACGCCATCGATACCCCCACGCTTCGCGAGTGGCTGCCGTGGACGGGACGCTGGAAGCGAGGGCCCGGGCCTCGGGCGGTGAGCTTCACGCTGCGCGACGGACGCCAGCTCCGGGTGGCGCCGCTCATCTGCTACGAGACCATCTTCCCCGAGTATGTCGCGCAGGGCGTGCGGCAGGGCGCGGAGCTGCTGCTCACGCTGTCCAATGACTCGTGGTTCACCGGCACGCCCGCGCCCCGGCTGCACCTGATGCACGCGGCCTTCCGCAGCATCGAGACGCGGCGGCCACAGGTCCGGGTGACGAACTCGGGTGTGACCGCGCTCATCGACAGCACGGGCGCGGTGGTGGCCGAGGTGGACGACAACCAGCGCGCGGGCCTCACCATGCGCGTGCCGGAGACGGCCGCGCTGACGACGCTCGCGCTGGCATGGGGTGACTGGCTGAGCCCATTGGCGCTGGTGTCAGCGGTGGTGGGCCTCGCGGGCGCGGTACTGGCGCGGCGGAGGGCTCGGCCCCGAGGGGCTTGAGGCCCTCGCGGGGATGCTCCGTGCCACCGGCACACGGGCTCAGGCGGTGCACGGTGGCCGCGAGCCGCTACGCTTCACGGCAAGCTCACAGCCTGGTTCCGCTATCGCGTTAGAGGGTGCGGCGCGTCCAGCCGTGCGAGCCACTGCGAGAAGGATTCGAAGTCCGGCGTTCATCACCCACTGGATTGCGAATCGAGGCGCGCACCCCGCATGGCGCGCACCGAGCGCGTGAGGCTCTCGATGGAGACCGTATGGCCGCGCTGAGCCAACCGCTCGGCGAGCACCGCCATCGATGCGTCATCGCCAAGTGCCATGAGCTCGCGGCAGGAAGGGTCGCTCGCCAGCCACGCGAGCGCCTCGCGTGTCGCGAGTCCCTTGCTTCCGCGCAGCCGATTCTCGACCTCGGGCCACAGCGCTGAGCGCCCTTCATTCGCGAGCGCCATCGCCCGGCCAAAATCGAGGTCGCCGCGTTCATCGAAAGCGGCGGGTTCGAACATCTCCTCAATCATCGCGAGCACGCTAAGGCATGCAGCGCCGGAGCCGCAACGCTCGCCACCACGTCACAGCCGCCCGGCCTTGAACTCCTCCACGATGTGAGCACTGGCACGCACGGCGATGGCCATCATCGTCAGCGTGGGGTTCTGCGGTCCCTGGGACGGGAAGCAGGCACCGTCGTTGATGAAGAGGTTGGGCACGTCCCAGCTCTGGTTGTGGGGATTGAGCACCGACGTCTTCGGGTCCGTGCCCATGCGCGCCGTGCCCACTTCGTGGATGGCCATGCCCGGCGTGGACAACGTGGCGT from Myxococcus xanthus encodes the following:
- the lnt gene encoding apolipoprotein N-acyltransferase; its protein translation is MTGVQVGVGRGRRLAAALLGVLGTTVLFALFGRLEARWLVLGWVAMVPWLAALDRARSAREALGLGVLLSVAFTAAVFHWFPGALQAYSRAPTVVGWALFLLVAPLLQLQFPAAALARYAARRLAREGQGWLPPLVGTLAYVGVEGITPKLFADTLGHGLYASEWQRQGADVAGAPGLTLVLLLGNECVLAAVRRARRQGGRSAWGPMAGLAALVLVLSGYGAFRHAQVREATRREGGLVVGAVQANITRYEKLKAEMGAYQVVRMVLDTHYAMSDALLREGPLDLLVWPETVYPTPFGTPRSETGAKLDAEIAGYVSERGVPLVFGAYDLEGEREFNAAMFLGPSSPGGSLERAAYRKTMLFPLTEWVPDAIDTPTLREWLPWTGRWKRGPGPRAVSFTLRDGRQLRVAPLICYETIFPEYVAQGVRQGAELLLTLSNDSWFTGTPAPRLHLMHAAFRSIETRRPQVRVTNSGVTALIDSTGAVVAEVDDNQRAGLTMRVPETAALTTLALAWGDWLSPLALVSAVVGLAGAVLARRRARPRGA